A single region of the Lates calcarifer isolate ASB-BC8 linkage group LG16_LG22, TLL_Latcal_v3, whole genome shotgun sequence genome encodes:
- the LOC108895319 gene encoding calcium homeostasis modulator protein 2 has translation MAAAALVTENFKFVSLFFKSKDVMIFNGLIALGTVASQTAYNVFAFDCPCSSGRNYLYGLAAIGVPALAFFLIGIMLNNSTWDLVSECRLRKCWKLSGATAFALVGTIIGRAVVAPLTWVVISLLQGQAYTCALSEFVDPSTLEDFPSGQELEVMAKFPCQGSVPMELQGFWAEIERRLKYESQLIGWLLVAGMSLMVFLMLCMKRCYSPLGYQQEDYWSQYRSNEKILFQRTATVHARLLAAENIKSFFGFVALDKEEREQLAEHQSASPICSTNWNRVTGVYLYREKNGLPLYSRLNKWATYSLENNVEAMEKEMDTLS, from the exons atggctgctgctgcactcGTTACAGAGAACTTTAAGTTTGTGTCTCTCTTCTTCAAGAGTAAAGATGTGATGATCTTCAATGGTCTGATTGCACTGGGGACTGTGGCCAGCCAGACAGCGTACAACGTTTTTGCCTTTGACTGTCCATGTTCCTCTGGGAGGAACTATCTCTACGGCTTGGCTGCCATAGGTGTTCCAGCACTGGCATTTTTCCTCATAGGAATAATGCTGAACAATAGCACTTGGGACCTGGTGTCTGAATGTCGACTCAGAAAGTGCTGGAAGCTGTCTGGAGCCACCGCCTTTGCACTAGTAGGAACCATCATTGGTAGAGCTGTTGTGGCTCCACTGACATGGGTGGTTATCTCTTTGTTGCAGGGCCAGGCGTACACATGTGCCCTCAGTGAATTTGTTGACCCCAGTACACTGGAGGACTTCCCCTCAGGTCAGGAATTAGAGGTCATGGCAAAATTCCCATGTCAAGGAAGTGTTCCAATGGAGCTACAGGGCTTCTGGGCTGAAATTGAGCGTCGACTGAAATATGAATCTCAG ctGATAGGCTGGCTGCTAGTAGCAGGAATGTCTCTGATGGTGTTCCTGATGCTGTGTATGAAGCGCTGCTACTCTCCACTTGGCTACCAGCAGGAGGACTACTGGTCCCAGTACCGCTCTAATGAGAAGATCCTTTTCCAACGCACTGCAACTGTTCATGCCCGCCTCCTGGCTGCAGAGAATATTAAGAGCTTCTTTGGCTTTGTGGCACTGGAcaaggaagagagggagcaaCTGGCTGAACACCAGAGTGCTAGTCCTATCTGTAGCACTAACTGGAACAGAGTGACTGGTGTCTACCTCTACAGGGAGAAAAATGGACTGCCTCTGTACAGCAGGCTCAACAAATGGGCAACATACAGTCTGGAGAATAATGTGGAAGCCATGGAGAAAGAGATGGACACTCTCAGCTGA